One window of the Amycolatopsis mediterranei genome contains the following:
- a CDS encoding putative cobaltochelatase — MKPYPFTAVVGLPDLRLALVLSSISPAVGGVLVRGEKGTAKSTMVRALAGLLPGVDVVDGCRFSCDPAAPDPLCPDGPHDGANSHRRPAKLVELPVGAAEDRVIGSLHLERALAEGVTDFQPGLLAAAHRGLLYVDEVNLLHDHLVDTLLDAAAMGRATVEREGVSVSHAARFVLIGTMNPEEGELRPQLLDRFGLTVEVASSRDPEQRVEVVRRRLAYEADPDAFAAQYAGEDARLAADIEAAQRLLPAVKLPDEALRRIAEVCASFEVDGMRADIVTARAAVAHAAWAGRDEVTTEDVRVAARLALPHRRRRNPFDAPGISEEQLEQALQDAEPDPGPEDDGPGSGSAPSQDEAPQGKAPQGEPKQQNGGQQKTVGAGDTFKARVFRVKGMGEGERGRRSRAITDSGRTIGVQPASVREGRPHLVATVKAAAPHQKARGRTGAGLELRPEDLRFALREGREGNLVLFCVDASGSMGAKARMREVKSAVLSLLLDAYQRRDKVGLVTFRGDAAELALPPTISVDAAASRLEGLPTGGRTPLAEGLLEAARVLRVEEIRDPRRRPLLVVVTDGRATSGPDAVARAKAAAGLLAGVTTILMDCESGKMRLGLAADLAAHLGAEHVPLADVAAESLADAVRARTGRAA; from the coding sequence TTGAAGCCGTACCCGTTCACCGCCGTAGTCGGGCTGCCGGACCTGCGCCTGGCGCTGGTCCTGTCCTCGATCTCGCCCGCCGTCGGCGGGGTGCTGGTGCGCGGCGAAAAGGGCACGGCGAAGTCGACCATGGTCCGCGCGCTCGCCGGCCTGCTGCCGGGTGTCGACGTCGTCGACGGCTGCCGGTTCTCCTGCGATCCCGCGGCTCCCGACCCGCTCTGCCCGGACGGCCCGCACGACGGCGCGAACAGCCACCGGCGGCCCGCGAAGCTGGTCGAACTCCCGGTCGGCGCCGCCGAAGACCGCGTCATCGGCTCGCTGCACCTCGAACGCGCGCTCGCCGAAGGCGTCACGGACTTCCAGCCCGGCTTGCTGGCCGCCGCGCACCGCGGGCTGCTCTACGTCGACGAGGTCAACCTGCTGCACGACCACCTCGTCGACACGCTCCTGGACGCCGCGGCGATGGGCCGCGCGACCGTGGAACGCGAAGGCGTTTCGGTCTCGCACGCCGCGCGGTTCGTGCTGATCGGCACCATGAACCCCGAAGAGGGCGAGCTCCGGCCGCAGCTGCTGGACCGGTTCGGGCTGACCGTCGAGGTCGCCTCCAGCCGCGATCCGGAGCAGCGCGTCGAGGTCGTCCGCCGTCGCCTGGCCTACGAAGCCGATCCCGACGCCTTCGCCGCGCAGTACGCCGGCGAAGACGCCCGGCTCGCCGCGGACATCGAAGCGGCACAACGGCTTCTGCCCGCGGTCAAGCTCCCCGACGAGGCCCTGCGCCGGATCGCCGAGGTCTGCGCGTCCTTCGAGGTCGACGGCATGCGCGCGGACATCGTCACGGCACGGGCGGCGGTCGCGCACGCGGCCTGGGCCGGCCGCGACGAGGTGACCACCGAGGACGTCCGCGTCGCCGCGCGGCTCGCGCTGCCGCACCGGCGCCGCCGGAACCCGTTCGACGCACCGGGGATCTCGGAAGAGCAGCTGGAGCAGGCGTTGCAGGACGCCGAACCGGACCCGGGGCCCGAGGACGACGGCCCCGGCTCGGGCTCGGCGCCGTCTCAAGACGAAGCCCCGCAGGGCAAGGCACCTCAAGGCGAACCGAAGCAGCAGAATGGCGGTCAGCAGAAGACCGTCGGCGCCGGCGACACGTTCAAGGCACGCGTCTTCCGCGTCAAAGGAATGGGCGAGGGTGAACGCGGACGCCGTTCGCGCGCGATCACCGACAGCGGCCGGACGATCGGCGTCCAGCCCGCGAGCGTCCGCGAAGGCCGGCCGCACCTGGTCGCGACCGTGAAAGCCGCGGCACCGCACCAGAAAGCCCGCGGCCGCACCGGCGCCGGGCTCGAACTGCGTCCGGAAGACCTGCGGTTCGCGCTGCGCGAAGGCCGCGAAGGCAACCTCGTGCTGTTCTGCGTGGACGCGTCCGGTTCGATGGGCGCGAAGGCGCGGATGCGCGAGGTCAAGTCCGCGGTCCTGTCGCTGCTGCTCGACGCCTACCAGCGCCGCGACAAGGTCGGGCTCGTCACGTTCCGCGGCGACGCGGCCGAACTCGCGCTGCCGCCGACGATCAGCGTCGACGCGGCCGCGTCCCGCCTCGAAGGCCTCCCGACCGGCGGCCGGACGCCCCTGGCCGAAGGGCTCCTGGAGGCGGCGCGCGTGCTGCGTGTCGAGGAGATCCGCGACCCCCGGCGCCGTCCGCTGCTGGTCGTCGTCACCGACGGCCGCGCCACCAGCGGTCCCGACGCCGTCGCCCGCGCCAAGGCCGCGGCCGGGCTCCTGGCCGGCGTCACGACGATCCTCATGGACTGCGAGAGCGGCAAGATGCGCCTCGGCCTGGCCGCCGACCTCGCCGCCCACCTCGGCGCGGAACACGTCCCCCTCGCCGACGTCGCCGCCGAATCGCTGGCGGACGCCGTCCGCGCCCGGACCGGAAGGGCCGCCTGA
- a CDS encoding VOC family protein, translating to MPGFNDVAWFEIGTADPAAAERFYGEVFGWKIAQDSSASTDPAYRVIDTGGSRGGLSTGTEDYAVFTVLVEDVDATCRQVEKAGGRVQRPPSVNPVGVTFAHVLDPAGNHFSVFTPPK from the coding sequence ATGCCCGGATTCAACGACGTCGCCTGGTTCGAGATCGGCACCGCGGACCCGGCGGCTGCCGAGCGGTTCTACGGTGAGGTGTTCGGCTGGAAGATCGCCCAGGACTCGTCGGCCAGCACCGACCCGGCCTACCGGGTGATCGACACCGGCGGCTCGCGCGGCGGGCTCTCCACCGGAACGGAGGACTACGCGGTCTTCACCGTGCTGGTCGAGGACGTCGACGCCACCTGCCGCCAGGTCGAGAAAGCCGGTGGGCGGGTGCAGCGGCCACCGAGCGTCAACCCGGTGGGCGTGACATTCGCGCATGTGCTCGACCCGGCGGGCAACCACTTCTCGGTGTTCACCCCGCCAAAGTGA
- the cobC gene encoding Rv2231c family pyridoxal phosphate-dependent protein CobC: protein MSDYDLHHHGDREVGPGLVDLAVNVRLPRPPAWLRDELASALDSLAAYPSTVDAVQAVAGRHGRPSSEVLVTAGAAEAFTLLASAFRPRHAVVVHPQFTEPEAALRAAGHAVSRVILTEADGFVLDPALVPAEADLVFVGNPTNPTSVLHPAPALLSLARPGRLLVVDEAFLDAIPGEAESLASGFPGVVVLRSLTKTWGLAGLRAGYVLASADVVERLRAVQVPWSVSTLAGVATVACCRPSAVEEAEKLAIAAESDREFLVSGLVAAGVPVLGDPRGPFVLVRVPDGASLRARLREAGYAVRRGDTFPGLGPDHLRLAVRDRATTDAFLATLREVS, encoded by the coding sequence GTGTCTGATTACGACCTGCACCACCACGGTGATCGCGAGGTTGGGCCGGGGCTGGTCGACCTGGCGGTGAACGTCCGGCTGCCGCGCCCGCCCGCTTGGCTGCGGGACGAACTGGCGTCCGCTTTGGACTCGCTGGCCGCGTATCCGTCCACTGTGGATGCGGTGCAGGCGGTGGCCGGGCGTCACGGCCGTCCCTCCTCGGAAGTGCTGGTCACCGCGGGTGCTGCGGAGGCGTTCACGCTGCTGGCCTCGGCTTTCCGGCCGCGCCACGCGGTAGTCGTGCACCCGCAGTTCACCGAGCCGGAAGCCGCGCTGCGGGCGGCGGGGCACGCGGTCTCGCGGGTGATCCTGACCGAGGCGGACGGGTTCGTCCTCGATCCGGCGCTGGTCCCGGCCGAAGCCGACCTGGTGTTCGTCGGCAATCCGACGAACCCGACGTCGGTCCTGCATCCGGCGCCGGCGCTGCTTTCCTTGGCGCGCCCCGGCCGGCTGCTCGTGGTGGACGAAGCGTTCCTGGACGCGATCCCGGGCGAGGCCGAGAGCCTGGCGTCCGGGTTCCCGGGTGTCGTCGTGCTGCGCAGCCTGACGAAGACCTGGGGCTTGGCCGGCCTGCGGGCGGGTTACGTGCTCGCTTCGGCGGACGTCGTCGAGCGGCTTCGGGCGGTGCAGGTGCCGTGGTCGGTGTCCACGTTGGCCGGCGTGGCGACCGTGGCGTGCTGCCGGCCGTCCGCCGTGGAGGAAGCGGAAAAGCTGGCGATCGCGGCGGAGTCGGACCGCGAGTTTCTGGTCTCCGGCCTGGTGGCGGCGGGCGTGCCGGTGCTGGGCGACCCGCGCGGCCCGTTCGTGCTGGTACGCGTCCCCGACGGCGCTTCCCTGCGCGCGCGCCTGCGTGAAGCGGGCTACGCGGTGCGGCGAGGGGACACGTTCCCTGGCCTCGGCCCGGACCACCTGCGGCTGGCGGTCCGCGACCGCGCGACGACGGACGCGTTCCTGGCGACTTTGCGAGAAGTTTCGTAA
- the cobO gene encoding cob(I)yrinic acid a,c-diamide adenosyltransferase, which produces MPQGKPDAVPDDGLTTRQRRNRPLLAVHTGEMKGKSTAAFGMALRAWNQGWSIGVFQFVKSAKWRVGEEAAFRALGKLHDDTGQGGPVEWHKMGEGWSWARKSGTEEDHASNAREGWAEIKRRLAAEAHDFYVLDEFSYLLKWGWLDVGDVVSTLVARPGHQHVVITGRYAPPELVEAADLVAEMTKVKHPMDAGQKGQRGIEW; this is translated from the coding sequence ATGCCACAGGGCAAACCGGACGCCGTCCCGGACGACGGCCTGACCACACGCCAGCGCCGCAACCGGCCGCTGCTCGCCGTGCACACCGGCGAGATGAAGGGCAAGTCGACGGCCGCGTTCGGAATGGCGCTGCGCGCCTGGAACCAGGGCTGGTCGATCGGCGTGTTCCAGTTCGTCAAGTCGGCGAAGTGGCGCGTCGGCGAGGAAGCCGCGTTCCGCGCGCTGGGCAAGCTGCACGACGACACCGGCCAGGGCGGCCCCGTCGAGTGGCACAAGATGGGCGAGGGCTGGAGCTGGGCGCGCAAGTCCGGCACCGAAGAGGACCACGCTTCGAACGCCCGTGAGGGGTGGGCGGAGATCAAGCGCCGGCTCGCCGCCGAGGCGCACGACTTCTACGTCCTCGACGAGTTCTCCTACCTGCTCAAATGGGGCTGGCTCGACGTCGGCGACGTGGTGTCCACCTTGGTCGCGCGACCCGGCCACCAGCACGTCGTCATCACCGGCCGGTACGCGCCGCCGGAGCTCGTCGAGGCCGCCGACCTGGTCGCCGAGATGACCAAGGTCAAGCACCCGATGGACGCCGGCCAGAAGGGCCAGCGGGGGATCGAGTGGTAG
- a CDS encoding adenosylcobinamide-GDP ribazoletransferase, producing the protein MAVGTLTTVPVPAPRVIDRRVAGRAMVLAPLAALPLAAAAGGIVWAGSAVGLPVLATAALALGAVALGSRGLHLDGLADTADGLGASYDRAKALHVMRRGDSGPTGVATLVLVLLVQVGALTAANPITAAAGVLVGRCTLSMACARGVPSARPEGLGATVAGSVPRAAAVAVGVAAAGLAVLLPGLPWWRGPLAVGLAYGVAGALLWRCTKRLGGITGDVLGAGVEAAVAAALVALSA; encoded by the coding sequence TGTTGCCGGGCGGGCCATGGTGCTCGCTCCGCTTGCCGCGCTTCCGCTGGCCGCTGCCGCCGGGGGGATCGTCTGGGCCGGTTCCGCCGTCGGGCTGCCCGTGCTTGCCACTGCGGCGCTCGCCCTCGGTGCCGTCGCGCTCGGCAGCCGGGGGTTGCACCTCGACGGGCTCGCCGACACCGCCGACGGTCTTGGTGCCTCCTACGACCGCGCCAAGGCCCTCCACGTCATGCGCCGCGGGGACTCCGGACCCACCGGGGTGGCCACCCTCGTCCTGGTCCTCCTCGTCCAGGTCGGTGCCCTGACCGCCGCCAACCCGATCACGGCGGCCGCGGGCGTGCTCGTCGGCCGGTGCACGCTCTCCATGGCGTGCGCGCGGGGCGTTCCGTCCGCACGGCCGGAAGGGCTCGGCGCCACCGTCGCCGGCTCGGTGCCCCGCGCCGCCGCGGTCGCGGTGGGCGTGGCCGCCGCCGGGCTCGCGGTGCTGCTGCCCGGGCTGCCGTGGTGGCGTGGGCCGCTCGCGGTCGGCCTCGCCTACGGCGTCGCCGGTGCGCTCCTGTGGCGGTGCACCAAACGGCTCGGCGGCATCACCGGCGACGTGCTCGGTGCCGGTGTCGAAGCTGCCGTTGCGGCCGCGCTGGTGGCGTTGTCAGCCTAG